From the genome of Manduca sexta isolate Smith_Timp_Sample1 chromosome 14, JHU_Msex_v1.0, whole genome shotgun sequence, one region includes:
- the LOC115447638 gene encoding dual oxidase isoform X3, translating into MDRRQLRVQHQRGVGECNENGSMSSEGGMPLRNTKRVPLFNNPVPHYMRMLSPERLFLLGDPRTNQNPALVTFGIVLLRWHNELARRAHRQHPDWSDEQLFQRARRIVIASLQNIILYEYVPAFLGVPLPPYEGYRPEVAPGVTHEFAVAAFRFGHTLVPPAILLRDKHCRYGKAPGGHDAIRLCQTWWDGNDVMSQVPVEEVLMGMASQLSEREDALLCSDVRDNLFGPMEFSRRDLGALNIMRGRDNGLPDYNTAREYFGLPKVKTFNEINPELFENNPDLLQNFIQIYNGELDNIDVYIGGMLESTGHPGELFRAIIIDQFTRIRDADRFWFENDKNGIFTPEEIAELRKITLWDIIVNSTDIGPNDIQRDVFHWQAGDPCPQPYQLNASKLPPCKYLKGYDYFEGNEFAYIYTCLILAFVPILCAGAAYGVVKLQNSRRRRLKIQQEHLKNAQYKGSVDKMVCREWVHASHKRLVKLRLGPEPSLHVTDRKGDKLRTVPLEHTDQLTVLESQEGRHNKRPLVLIRAPREHDLVLEVDSVASRRKFLVKLDTFLAQHKKALNLSQSPREHILATAETRERRQRKLEHFFREAYAITFGLAPGEKRRRNEDADPESIVMRTSLSKSEFASALGMKADAVFVKKMFNIVDKDGDGRISFQEFLDTVVLFSRGATDDKLRIIFDMCDNDRNGVIDKGELSEMLRSLVEIARTTSLRDEHVTELIDGMFSDAGLQHKDHLTYSDFKLMMKEYKGEFVAIGLDCKGAKQNFLDTSTNVARMTSFHIEPSMEQSRHWLLLKWDYLTTFLEENRQNIFYLFIFYVVTIGLFVERFAHYSFMSEHLDLRHIMGVGIAITRGSAASLSFCYSLLLLTMSRNLLTKLKEFSIQQYIPLDSSIQFHKIVACTALFFSLLHTAGHMVNFYHVSTQPVENLRCLTKEVHFTSDFRPGITYWVFQTVTGVSGVLLFVIMCIIFVFAHPVVRKRAYPWFWRAHSLHAALYALCLVHGLARLTGAPRFWIFFLGPAIVYTLDKVVSLRTKYLALDVLETEMLPSDVIKIKFYRPPNLKYLSGQWVRLSCTAFKKEEFHSFTLTSAPHENFLSCHIKAQGPWTWKLRNYFDPCNYNPEDHPKIRIQGPFGGGNQDWYKFEVAVMVGGGIGVTPYASILNDLVFGTSTNRYSGVACKKVYFLWICPSHKHFEWFIDVLRDVERKDVTNVLEIHIFITQFFHKFDLRTTMLYICENHFQRLSRTSMFTGLKAVNHFGRPDMSSFLKFVQKKHSYVSKIGVFSCGPRPLTKSVMSACEQVNRTRRLPYFIHHFENFG; encoded by the exons ATGGATCGACGGCAGCTTCGTGTACAGCACCAGCGAGGCGTGGGTGAATGCAATGAG AACGGCAGCATGTCGAGTGAGGGCGGGATGCCGCTGCGGAACACGAAACGCGTGCCGCTCTTCAACAACCCGGTGCCGCACTACATGAGGATGCTCAGCCCTGAACGACTATTCT TGCTGGGCGACCCGCGCACGAACCAGAACCCGGCGCTGGTGACGTTCGGCATCGTACTGCTGCGCTGGCACAACGAGCTGGCGCGGCGCGCGCACCGCCAGCACCCCGACTGGAGCGACGAGCAGCTCTTCCAGCGCGCCAGGAGGATCGTCATCGCTAGTCTGCAG AACATAATTCTTTACGAATACGTACCAGCGTTCTTGGGGGTACCTCTCCCACCTTACGAAGGGTACCGCCCAGAGGTAGCGCCGGGTGTGACACATGAGTTCGCTGTAGCCGCTTTTCGCTTCGGACACACGCTGGTCCCGCCAGCCATACTACTGAGGGACAAACACTGCAGATATGGCAAGGCTCCTGGAGGACATGATGCTATCAGACTGTGCCAGACTTGGTGGGATGGCAAT GACGTAATGTCACAAGTGCCAGTAGAAGAAGTGCTCATGGGCATGGCGTCACAACTGTCGGAACGTGAAGACGCGCTGCTCTGTTCTGACGTGAGAGACAATCTGTTCGGACCAATGGAATTTTCTAGAAGAGATCTCGGTGCACTGAATATCATGAGAGGAAGAGATAATGGATTACCTGATTATAACACTGCCAG AGAATATTTTGGCTTGCCAAAAGTGAAAACTTTCAATGAAATCAATCCAGAACTTTTCGAGAACAATCCGGATCTTCTGCAAAACTTCATACAAATTTACAACGGAGAGTTAGATAATATAGATGTATATATCG GTGGCATGCTAGAGTCAACCGGACATCCAGGGGAATTATTCAGAGCCATCATTATCGACCAGTTCACAAGAATCAGAGATGCCGACAGATTCTGGTTTGAAAACGATAAAAATGG aataTTCACCCCTGAAGAAATTGCGGAGCTCCGCAAGATTACCCTGTGGGATATAATAGTGAACAGTACAGATATTGGGCCCAACGACATACAGCGTGACGTGTTCCACTGGCAGGCAGGGGACCCCTGCCCACAGCCGTACCAGCTGAACGCATCTAAGCTGCCCCCCTGCAAGTACCTAAAAGGATATGATTATTTCGAG GGCAACGAGTTCGCGTACATCTACACATGCCTGATTCTGGCGTTCGTCCCGATCTTGTGCGCAGGCGCAGCGTACGGTGTCGTTAAATTGCAGAACAGCCGCAGGAGGCGCCTCAAGATACAACAAGAACACCTCAAGAACGCACAGTACAAAG GTTCAGTAGACAAGATGGTGTGTCGCGAGTGGGTACACGCATCCCACAAAAGATTAGTGAAGCTGCGTCTTGGACCGGAGCCGTCCCTACATGTCACTGATCGGAAAGGAGATAAACTGAGAACTGTACCGCTGGAGCATACTGATCAACTCACTGTTCTTGAGAGTCAG GAAGGTCGTCACAACAAACGCCCTCTGGTGTTAATCCGGGCACCGAGAGAACACGACCTCGTTCTTGAAGTCGATTCCGTCGCTTCACGACGCAAGTTCCTCGTCAAGTTAGACACGTTCTTAGCTCAACACAAGAAGGCATTGAATCTCAGTCAg agTCCTCGTGAACATATTCTTGCGACGGCAGAAACAAGAGAACGGCGACAACGCAAATTAGAACATTTCTTCAGAGAAGCTTACGCGATCACATTCGGGCTGGCTCCTGGTGAGAAACGAAGAAGAAATGAAGATGCTGATCCTGAG tcaaTAGTAATGAGAACCTCGTTATCGAAAAGTGAATTCGCAAGCGCTCTTGGAATGAAAGCGGATGCAGTGTTTGTCAAAAAGATGTTCAACATTGTAGACAAGGACGGCGATGGCAGGATCTCATTCCAG GAGTTCTTAGACACGGTAGTGCTATTCTCCCGCGGCGCGACAGATGACAAGCTTCGCATCATCTTCGACATGTGTGACAATGATCGCAACGGCGTCATCGACAAAGGCGAACTCAGCGAGATGCTGCGGTCCTTAGTCGAGATCGCAAGAACAACATCGCTCAGAGACGAGCATGTCACTGAACTTATCGACGGGATGTTCTCT GATGCTGGTCTTCAACACAAAGACCACCTCACCTATTCCGACTTCAAGCTGATGATGAAAGAGTACAAAGGCGAATTCGTTGCGATTGGATTGGACTGTAAGGGCGCCAAACAGAACTTCTTAGATACGTCCACTAATGTCGCCAGGATGACCAGCTTCCACATCGAGCCTTCCATGGAACAATCTAG GCACTGGCTGTTACTAAAATGGGATTACCTAACAACATTCTTAGAAGAAAACAGACaaaacattttctatttatttatattctacgtCGTGACCATAGGCTTATTCGTAGAACGATTCGCCCATTACTCCTTCATGTCGGAACATCTCGATCTACGACACATTATGGGAGTAGGAATCGCTATAACCAGAGGATCTGCAGCATCACTATCGTTTTGTTACAGCCTATTACTGTTAACTATGTCAAGGAACCTGCTAACTAAATTGAAG GAATTCAGCATCCAACAGTACATACCATTAGACTCAAGTATTCAGTTCCATAAGATCGTCGCGTGCACGGCGCTGTTCTTCTCTCTTCTCCACACAGCGGGCCACATGGTGAACTTCTACCACGTGTCGACGCAACCTGTCGAGAATCTGCGCTGTCTCACTAAAGAGGTCCATTTCACGTCTGATTTTAGACCTGGAATCACTTATTGGGTGTTCCAAACAGTTACCG GCGTAAGCGGCGTGCTGCTGTTCGTGATAATGTGCATAATCTTCGTGTTCGCGCACCCGGTGGTGCGCAAGCGCGCGTACCCGTGGTTCTGGCGCGCGCACTCGCTGCACGCGGCGCTGTACGCGCTGTGCCTCGTGCACGGGCTCGCGCGGCTCACCGGCGCGCCGAGGTTCTGGATATTCTTCTTGGGACCCGCCATTGTCTACACTTTGGACAAG GTGGTTTCATTGCGCACGAAATACTTAGCACTTGACGTGCTAGAAACAGAAATGCTGCCATCAGACGTGATCAAAATTAAGTTCTACAGACCTccaaatctaaaatatttgtcaG gaCAGTGGGTACGGTTGTCATGCACGGCGTTTAAGAAAGAAGAATTTCATTCGTTCACTCTGACATCAGCGCCTCATGAAAACTTCTTATCGTGCCATATCAAGGCCCAAGGGCCATGGACTTGGAAACTCAGGAATTATTTCGACCCTTGCAATTACAATCCTGAGGACCATCCAAAAATAAG GATTCAGGGTCCCTTCGGCGGCGGCAATCAAGATTGGTACAAGTTCGAAGTGGCAGTGATGGTGGGCGGTGGTATTGGTGTCACTCCATACGCCTCGATACTCAATGATCTCGTTTTTGGCACCTCCACCAACAGATACTCAGGAGTCGCTTGTAAGAAG GTATATTTCCTCTGGATCTGTCCGTCGCACAAGCACTTCGAGTGGTTCATCGATGTTCTTCGCGACGTGGAGCGCAAGGACGTCACCAACGTTCTCGAGATCCACATCTTCATCACGCAGTTCTTCCACAAGTTCGACCTCAGGACCACCATGCTG tACATCTGCGAAAACCACTTCCAGCGTCTGTCCCGCACGTCAATGTTCACGGGCCTCAAGGCGGTGAACCACTTCGGGCGGCCCGACATGTCCTCCTTCTTGAAGTTCGTGCAAAAGAAACATagttat GTGTCTAAAATCGGCGTGTTTTCATGCGGTCCGCGGCCATTAACGAAGTCCGTGATGTCTGCGTGTGAGCAAGTGAACCGGACGCGGCGGCTGCCTTACTTCATACACCACTTTGAGAACTTCGGGTAA